From a single Nocardioides panacis genomic region:
- a CDS encoding (2Fe-2S)-binding protein, giving the protein MAESTTTITVTVNGTEHTRQVAPRTLLVDLIRDDLRLTGTHIGCEEGICGACTVTVDGQLVKSCLFLAVQADGKEVTTVEGLTPKGGTSRLQESFRDNFALQCGFCTPGMVVAADALLRENPDPSEQEIKEHLVGNLCRCTGYLSIIDAVRAAANQEVTS; this is encoded by the coding sequence ATGGCCGAGTCCACCACCACCATCACCGTCACCGTGAACGGCACCGAGCACACCCGCCAGGTCGCGCCCCGCACCCTCCTGGTCGACCTGATCCGGGACGACCTCCGGCTGACCGGAACGCACATCGGATGCGAAGAGGGCATCTGCGGGGCGTGCACGGTCACCGTCGACGGACAGCTGGTCAAGAGCTGCCTCTTCCTCGCCGTGCAGGCGGACGGCAAGGAGGTCACCACGGTCGAGGGACTGACCCCGAAGGGCGGGACGAGCAGGCTGCAGGAGTCCTTCCGCGACAACTTCGCCCTCCAGTGCGGGTTCTGCACCCCCGGCATGGTCGTCGCCGCGGACGCGCTGCTCCGCGAGAATCCCGACCCCAGCGAGCAGGAGATCAAGGAGCACCTCGTCGGCAACCTCTGCCGGTGCACGGGATACCTGTCGATCATCGACGCGGTGCGCGCCGCGGCCAACCAGGAGGTCACGTCATGA
- a CDS encoding ATP-binding cassette domain-containing protein: protein MTVIKTDAPDTMTETLSLANISKSYSGVAALTDVSVHIRPGEVHAILGENGAGKSTLMNVATGTTQPDSGSIVFEGQAVHSLDPKLATTLGIAIVHQHPAVLPDMTVLENLQVALPASVFRDGGAHEVAQRLIDEAGLRVHLHDRVETLTLAEKHLLEIVKAFAVRPKLLVLDEPTAPLGADAVDALFERVRGVVAAGTAVIYITHRMAEVRELADRVTVLRDGRLRGTSAVADISDDELLALIIGRKLDSTFPPKHDADVDQPANFVLEDLTGPGFATVSASARRGDIIGIAGVVGNGQSELLRALAGLESFSGQVAVEGAALSSGNLLHRAAYMPADRHAEGLMMSLSVRENAAVSALSRFKRGFLIGRDAEVAAVHDSLQSLSVKAPSMEAQVAALSGGNQQKVVISRALLSDPVILVADEPTQGVDIGARAEIYTILRAASRDGIPVVVASSDAKELEGLCDQVLVMSRGHVVATLKGDEVTEERIVSAAVTSTAEVVAVAAAQRKTASSRFRRFILGDYTPTVLLLCVMVALAAYIVPENDRYLSAFNITNLLTAATALGFIALGQNIALLTGGIDLSVGPLAGFLVVIASFFVNDGKSMGTVLLGLAIMLAVAAFVGLVNGCLIRFGKFTPIAATLATYIGLGGFAFLLRSTQDGYISQSFQSAVNYSLGAVPVAFIVFLVIVIGLEFALRRRPWGWKLRAVGSNEESARRIGIKVSRTVVLAYVASSLFVFLGALMLMGQYGIGDPSQGSAYTLTSITAVVLGGTSLLGGRGTFVGTLAGAVLLQQVLNATGFLGLGSTAQYYFQGLLILVAAVVYTLARSRRTKRTLVT from the coding sequence ATGACTGTGATCAAGACCGACGCGCCAGACACGATGACCGAGACGCTCTCCCTGGCGAACATCTCGAAGAGCTACTCGGGTGTCGCCGCGCTGACGGACGTGTCCGTGCACATCCGCCCGGGGGAGGTGCACGCCATCCTCGGTGAGAACGGAGCCGGCAAGTCGACGCTCATGAACGTGGCGACCGGTACGACGCAACCGGACTCGGGATCCATCGTCTTCGAGGGACAGGCTGTTCACTCGCTGGACCCCAAGCTCGCCACCACCCTCGGGATCGCGATCGTCCACCAGCACCCGGCGGTGCTTCCCGACATGACGGTCCTCGAGAACCTCCAGGTCGCGCTCCCGGCCTCGGTGTTCCGGGACGGTGGCGCGCACGAGGTGGCGCAGCGACTGATCGACGAGGCCGGGCTGCGGGTGCACCTCCACGACCGTGTCGAGACGCTGACGCTCGCCGAGAAGCACCTGCTCGAGATCGTCAAGGCCTTCGCCGTGCGTCCCAAGCTGCTCGTCCTCGACGAGCCCACCGCGCCGCTCGGGGCCGACGCCGTGGACGCGCTCTTCGAACGGGTCCGCGGGGTCGTGGCTGCGGGGACGGCGGTCATCTACATCACGCACCGCATGGCCGAGGTCCGGGAGCTCGCCGACCGGGTGACCGTGCTGCGGGACGGCCGCCTGCGGGGCACCTCTGCGGTCGCCGACATCAGCGACGACGAGCTGCTGGCGCTCATCATCGGGCGCAAGCTCGACTCCACGTTCCCGCCGAAGCACGACGCGGACGTGGACCAGCCGGCGAACTTCGTGCTCGAGGACCTGACGGGACCCGGGTTCGCCACGGTCAGCGCCTCCGCCCGCCGCGGGGACATCATCGGCATCGCCGGAGTGGTCGGCAACGGTCAGAGCGAGCTGCTGCGCGCGCTGGCCGGCCTGGAGTCGTTCTCCGGGCAGGTGGCGGTCGAGGGCGCTGCGCTGTCCTCCGGCAACCTCCTCCACCGAGCGGCGTACATGCCGGCCGACCGGCACGCCGAGGGGCTCATGATGAGCCTGTCGGTGCGTGAGAACGCGGCCGTCTCGGCGCTCAGCCGGTTCAAGCGAGGCTTCCTCATCGGTCGTGATGCCGAGGTCGCGGCTGTGCACGACTCCCTGCAGTCCCTGTCCGTGAAGGCGCCGTCGATGGAGGCGCAGGTCGCGGCGCTGTCGGGCGGGAACCAGCAGAAGGTCGTCATCTCCCGGGCCCTGCTGTCCGACCCGGTGATCCTGGTGGCGGACGAGCCCACCCAAGGCGTGGACATCGGTGCGCGCGCCGAGATCTACACGATCCTCCGGGCAGCATCGCGCGACGGCATCCCGGTCGTGGTCGCGTCCTCGGACGCCAAGGAGCTGGAGGGGCTCTGCGACCAGGTCCTGGTCATGTCCCGCGGTCACGTCGTCGCCACGTTGAAGGGCGACGAGGTCACCGAGGAGCGCATCGTCTCGGCCGCGGTGACCTCGACCGCCGAGGTGGTCGCCGTGGCCGCGGCCCAGCGCAAGACGGCTTCCTCGCGGTTCCGTCGGTTCATCCTCGGCGACTACACGCCGACGGTTCTCCTGCTCTGCGTGATGGTGGCGCTCGCGGCGTACATCGTCCCCGAGAACGACAGATACCTCTCCGCGTTCAACATCACGAACCTGCTGACCGCGGCGACGGCGTTGGGGTTCATCGCCCTGGGGCAGAACATCGCCCTGCTGACCGGCGGGATCGACCTCTCCGTCGGCCCTCTCGCGGGATTCCTGGTGGTGATCGCGTCGTTCTTCGTCAACGACGGCAAGTCGATGGGCACCGTGCTGCTCGGACTGGCGATCATGCTGGCGGTGGCGGCCTTCGTCGGACTCGTGAACGGCTGCCTCATCCGGTTCGGCAAGTTCACCCCGATCGCGGCGACGCTTGCGACGTACATCGGGCTGGGCGGGTTCGCCTTCCTGTTGAGGTCGACCCAGGACGGCTACATCAGCCAGTCCTTCCAGTCGGCCGTGAACTACTCCTTGGGCGCTGTCCCGGTCGCCTTCATCGTCTTCCTGGTGATCGTGATCGGCCTGGAGTTCGCGCTCCGCCGCCGTCCCTGGGGCTGGAAGCTGCGGGCCGTCGGGTCGAACGAGGAGTCCGCGCGACGGATCGGCATCAAGGTCAGCAGGACCGTGGTGCTCGCGTACGTCGCCTCGTCCCTGTTCGTCTTCCTCGGGGCGCTGATGCTCATGGGGCAGTACGGGATCGGCGACCCGTCGCAGGGATCGGCGTACACGCTGACCAGCATCACCGCGGTGGTCCTGGGCGGCACCAGCCTCCTGGGCGGCCGGGGCACCTTCGTCGGCACCCTCGCCGGCGCGGTGCTGCTGCAGCAGGTCCTGAACGCGACCGGGTTCCTGGGGCTGGGCTCGACGGCGCAGTACTACTTCCAGGGCTTGCTCATCCTCGTGGCAGCGGTCGTGTACACCCTGGCCCGGTCCCGACGCACGAAGCGGACCCTGGTCACCTGA
- a CDS encoding CBU_0592 family membrane protein has protein sequence MFYEREVLVTTLIDVIGWAGAGTLVLAYALAAGGTLSVRTRTSAAMNVLGGLGLLINSAANDAWPSVGLNLVWLGIGMTGLIRYWRYAFVPAEATSSDQREG, from the coding sequence ATGTTCTACGAGAGAGAGGTGCTCGTGACGACCCTGATCGATGTCATCGGCTGGGCCGGGGCAGGCACGTTGGTGCTCGCCTACGCGCTGGCAGCAGGCGGGACCCTGTCCGTGCGCACGCGGACGTCCGCGGCCATGAACGTCCTTGGTGGTCTGGGACTGCTCATCAACTCCGCGGCCAACGACGCTTGGCCGTCCGTGGGGCTCAACCTCGTCTGGCTGGGCATCGGCATGACGGGTCTCATCCGGTACTGGCGCTATGCGTTCGTGCCGGCCGAAGCGACGTCGTCCGATCAGCGAGAGGGGTAG
- a CDS encoding FAD binding domain-containing protein yields the protein MRTTSFDYTRATSIDEALSALAAGAQVLAGGQSLLQSMKLRQASPQHLVDINDLDELRAVSLDGGGLRLGALTRIAELCVIPEVAARFPSLQQAAKLTADVQVRNRATIGGNLCFANPRSNMASTLISLRAEVTVRSDGSSRRLAVEELFSGYLQTVLSSGELLTDVHLPDPGPDARGAYREISRQPNGVPVVNVAVAAAAGQVTGIGVGGLGVRPLRARLVEEALENADLSDPRAVDDAATLLAADLASTEPLSDMHGSAEYRLEAAVVLLRRLVLATTNERG from the coding sequence GTGCGAACGACCAGTTTCGACTACACCCGAGCGACATCGATCGACGAAGCGCTCAGCGCTCTCGCCGCCGGCGCTCAGGTCCTCGCAGGCGGGCAGAGCCTGCTCCAATCGATGAAGCTCCGCCAGGCGTCACCCCAGCACCTGGTCGACATCAACGACCTCGACGAGCTGCGCGCGGTGAGCCTGGACGGCGGTGGTCTCCGCCTCGGCGCCCTGACCCGGATCGCCGAGCTCTGCGTGATCCCGGAGGTGGCGGCCAGGTTCCCCTCGCTGCAGCAGGCGGCGAAGCTCACCGCCGACGTGCAGGTCCGGAACCGGGCGACGATCGGTGGCAACCTGTGCTTCGCGAATCCCCGCTCGAACATGGCCTCCACCCTGATCTCGCTGCGCGCGGAGGTCACCGTGCGGTCGGACGGGTCCAGCCGACGTCTTGCCGTCGAAGAGCTGTTCTCGGGATACCTGCAGACGGTCCTGAGCTCGGGCGAGCTGCTCACCGACGTTCACCTTCCCGACCCCGGGCCGGACGCCCGCGGTGCGTACCGGGAGATCTCCCGGCAGCCCAACGGCGTGCCCGTCGTGAACGTCGCCGTGGCCGCTGCGGCCGGGCAGGTGACCGGCATCGGTGTCGGCGGCCTCGGCGTTCGTCCGTTGAGGGCACGACTGGTCGAGGAGGCGCTCGAGAACGCCGACCTGAGCGACCCGCGTGCCGTGGACGATGCCGCCACGCTTCTGGCGGCCGACCTCGCCAGCACCGAGCCGCTCTCCGACATGCACGGATCCGCTGAATACCGCCTCGAGGCCGCCGTCGTCCTGCTCCGCAGGCTGGTCCTCGCCACCACCAACGAGAGGGGCTGA
- a CDS encoding aldehyde dehydrogenase family protein gives MVEPFTARLAERMAALRVGRGTEAGVQVGPMIDAPSRDKVASLVDEAVQGGAEVVVGGRPAEGPGWFYSPTVLRHVSPDAALLEEEIFGPVAPITAFQTLDEALGLANATEYGLVAYAFTRDLDNAVRLAERLDTGMVAINQGVVSNPAAPFGGVKASGFGREGGREGIEEYLETRYVGIRPR, from the coding sequence GTGGTCGAGCCGTTCACGGCCCGGCTGGCGGAGCGCATGGCTGCCCTCCGGGTCGGGCGCGGGACCGAGGCCGGCGTCCAGGTGGGGCCGATGATCGACGCGCCCTCGCGCGACAAGGTCGCGTCCTTGGTGGACGAGGCGGTTCAGGGCGGGGCCGAGGTCGTGGTCGGCGGTCGACCTGCCGAGGGACCCGGGTGGTTCTACTCGCCGACCGTGCTGCGACACGTGTCTCCGGACGCAGCGCTCCTGGAGGAGGAGATCTTCGGACCGGTTGCTCCGATCACGGCGTTCCAGACCCTGGACGAGGCCCTTGGGCTGGCGAACGCCACGGAGTACGGCCTCGTTGCGTACGCATTCACGCGCGACCTGGACAACGCCGTTCGCCTGGCCGAGCGGCTCGACACGGGGATGGTGGCCATCAACCAGGGAGTGGTCTCGAACCCTGCTGCACCCTTCGGCGGGGTGAAGGCCTCCGGATTCGGTCGTGAGGGAGGCCGCGAAGGCATCGAGGAGTATCTGGAGACACGCTACGTGGGCATCCGGCCGCGGTGA
- a CDS encoding substrate-binding domain-containing protein, whose amino-acid sequence MTSRTKLATVGLVASTLSLVLAGCAGSSSGNGADNGKVTHVAGAPDWCGTKKISFALLDGFGGNSWRLVTTASGKDEASKCPSVTKFQYADGQGNVQKSISDIKGMVSTGVDAMVVFPDAGKAVLPALTSAYKAGVVTVPYRVDPGGKAGENYDAWIGSDFSNDGVNWANWIKEAVPNGGNILFLGGPAGNSQSVSEYEALRKTLPDSYKFIGQTPFQPTNWDPTKTQQLLTADIAKYPKIDVIVSDFGPTLVSSLPLFPKSGRDIPALATSDGNSLSCFWKDSQAASPFKMMTVATGNDNVRLAVQVAVAKATGGKVPTADSFKAPIFEDSISKKPNDVQCNPNLPGDTYLSAQMPGAEQAKLGK is encoded by the coding sequence ATGACAAGTCGTACCAAGCTCGCAACGGTCGGCCTCGTGGCCAGCACGTTGTCCCTGGTCCTCGCCGGCTGTGCCGGGTCGAGCTCGGGCAACGGCGCCGACAACGGGAAGGTCACCCATGTCGCCGGCGCCCCGGACTGGTGTGGCACCAAGAAGATCTCCTTCGCCCTGCTGGACGGGTTCGGCGGCAACAGCTGGCGGCTCGTGACCACCGCCTCGGGCAAGGATGAGGCGTCCAAGTGCCCGAGCGTGACGAAGTTCCAGTACGCCGACGGCCAGGGCAACGTGCAGAAGTCGATCTCCGACATCAAGGGCATGGTCTCCACGGGCGTCGACGCGATGGTCGTCTTCCCTGACGCGGGCAAGGCGGTCCTCCCGGCCCTGACCAGCGCCTACAAGGCCGGGGTCGTGACCGTTCCCTACCGGGTCGACCCCGGCGGCAAGGCCGGCGAGAACTACGACGCGTGGATCGGCAGCGACTTCTCCAACGACGGCGTCAACTGGGCGAACTGGATCAAGGAGGCGGTGCCGAACGGCGGCAACATCCTCTTCCTCGGTGGTCCGGCCGGCAACAGCCAGAGCGTGAGCGAGTACGAAGCCCTGCGCAAGACCCTCCCCGACAGCTACAAGTTCATCGGCCAGACGCCGTTCCAGCCCACCAACTGGGACCCGACCAAGACCCAGCAGCTGCTGACCGCCGACATCGCGAAGTACCCCAAGATCGACGTGATCGTCTCCGACTTCGGGCCGACCCTCGTCAGCTCCCTGCCGCTGTTCCCCAAGAGCGGCCGGGACATCCCGGCGCTGGCCACGTCCGACGGCAACTCGTTGAGCTGCTTCTGGAAGGACAGCCAGGCGGCCAGCCCGTTCAAGATGATGACGGTGGCCACCGGGAACGACAACGTGCGGCTCGCGGTGCAGGTGGCCGTCGCGAAGGCGACGGGCGGCAAGGTCCCGACCGCCGACTCGTTCAAGGCGCCGATCTTCGAGGACTCGATCAGCAAGAAGCCGAACGACGTCCAGTGCAACCCCAACCTCCCCGGTGACACCTACCTGTCCGCGCAGATGCCCGGCGCGGAGCAGGCGAAGCTCGGGAAGTAA
- a CDS encoding NAD(P)-dependent oxidoreductase — MQRDSGSVPTKERAVAELGFVGLGVMGTAMARRLLAAGHSVHVWNRSPGPVDALVALGAHRADTVEQALAPGLVCSMLADDEAVQSTFTAEVLALAPPGAVHVNHATVSVQAADLLAARHDAAGVAYVAAPVLGRAPVAEAGQLNIVAAGEPGVIEKIRPVLDTLGKRTWVVGEQARQANLVKIGVNYNLIHALQALAESITLVERGGVDGPAFVEILTDVAFAGSAYTGYGNLIATGTYSPPGFTVGLGRKDLSLAEAAADSHGVVLPTLPVLRNLFDRALADPGLAGLDWSAVAEVTRRLARTPS; from the coding sequence GTGCAGCGAGACTCGGGATCCGTGCCGACCAAGGAGAGAGCCGTGGCTGAGCTGGGATTCGTCGGACTGGGCGTGATGGGCACCGCCATGGCGCGGCGGCTCCTCGCCGCAGGACATTCGGTACACGTGTGGAACCGGAGCCCAGGTCCGGTGGACGCGCTGGTCGCCCTGGGTGCGCACCGCGCCGACACGGTGGAGCAGGCACTGGCTCCGGGCCTGGTCTGCTCGATGCTGGCCGACGACGAAGCGGTCCAGAGCACGTTCACGGCGGAGGTCCTGGCCCTCGCCCCTCCCGGTGCCGTGCACGTGAACCATGCGACCGTCAGCGTGCAGGCGGCAGACCTCCTCGCTGCCCGGCACGACGCAGCCGGCGTCGCGTACGTCGCCGCGCCGGTGCTCGGTCGCGCCCCGGTGGCGGAGGCCGGGCAGCTGAACATCGTCGCAGCGGGAGAGCCGGGTGTGATCGAGAAGATCCGTCCGGTGCTCGACACGCTGGGCAAGCGAACGTGGGTGGTGGGAGAGCAGGCGCGGCAGGCGAACCTGGTGAAGATCGGCGTCAACTACAACCTCATCCACGCGCTCCAGGCGCTCGCCGAGTCGATCACCCTGGTGGAGCGGGGCGGCGTCGACGGCCCTGCCTTCGTCGAGATCCTGACGGACGTCGCCTTCGCCGGATCGGCGTACACCGGATACGGCAACCTGATCGCGACCGGCACCTACTCCCCGCCGGGGTTCACCGTCGGTCTCGGCCGCAAGGACCTGTCGTTGGCAGAGGCGGCGGCGGACTCGCACGGGGTGGTGCTCCCCACCCTTCCCGTCCTGCGGAACCTCTTCGACCGGGCGCTCGCCGACCCCGGGCTGGCCGGCTTGGACTGGTCGGCCGTCGCCGAGGTCACGCGTCGGCTCGCACGCACGCCCTCGTAG
- a CDS encoding ABC transporter permease, with protein sequence MVDAAQQETRRLARGRVSVSKGLATIGSATVLLFVISAVVEPASVSPTSLSGMLPIAAVLAIAGLGQMLVVQQGGIDLSVAGGISLSLVIVTHIPDGDDSKLLPAILLALLFAIAAGVLNGGLIGGLGLNPIIATLGTNALLYGVNLGISGGRPRITTHLLGSVAGGSTLGVPHSVFFALVALVVVSLSVKATVAGRRFEAIGANPRAARAIGLRVRSHQSLSYVWAQLLYCLGGILIAGITSQPIAYAGDTFLLPSVAVVVLGGTSLLGGRGFPPGHRGGSGVPAAAHPARGRPRCLTGHLAAGPGSRPGRRCLPLHRELGRRLGLAHQTTATRRRRVLIPAPRSTPGPKPPSA encoded by the coding sequence ATGGTCGACGCAGCACAGCAGGAGACCCGCCGCCTCGCACGCGGACGCGTCTCGGTCTCGAAGGGCTTGGCGACCATCGGGTCGGCCACCGTCCTGCTCTTCGTCATCAGCGCGGTGGTCGAGCCGGCCAGCGTGTCCCCGACGTCCCTGTCGGGCATGCTGCCGATCGCGGCCGTTCTCGCCATCGCCGGGCTGGGCCAGATGCTGGTGGTACAGCAGGGCGGCATCGACCTCTCCGTCGCCGGCGGCATCTCGCTGTCGCTCGTGATCGTGACGCACATCCCGGACGGTGACGACTCCAAGCTGCTGCCGGCCATCCTGCTCGCCCTGCTGTTCGCGATCGCCGCGGGTGTGCTGAACGGCGGCCTGATCGGCGGGCTGGGCCTGAACCCGATCATCGCCACCCTGGGGACGAACGCGCTCCTCTACGGCGTCAACCTGGGGATCTCCGGCGGTCGCCCGCGGATCACCACCCACCTGCTGGGTTCCGTCGCAGGTGGGTCCACCCTCGGCGTCCCGCACTCGGTGTTCTTCGCGCTCGTAGCGCTCGTGGTGGTGTCGTTGTCGGTCAAGGCCACCGTCGCGGGCCGGCGCTTCGAGGCCATCGGCGCCAACCCCCGCGCCGCGCGAGCCATCGGCCTGCGGGTGAGGTCCCACCAGTCGCTGTCCTACGTCTGGGCCCAGCTCCTGTACTGCCTGGGTGGCATCCTCATCGCAGGCATCACGTCCCAACCGATCGCCTACGCGGGCGACACGTTCCTGCTGCCCTCCGTGGCGGTCGTCGTGCTCGGCGGGACGTCGCTGCTGGGCGGACGCGGCTTCCCCCCTGGCCACCGTGGTGGCAGCGGTGTTCCTGCAGCAGCTCACCCAGCTCGTGGACGTCCTCGGTGTCTCACCGGCCATCTCGCCGCTGGTCCAGGCAGCCGCCCTGGCCGTCGGTGTCTCCCTCTACACCGTGAACTGGGGCGCCGTCTGGGCCTCGCTCACCAGACGACGGCGACCCGTCGCCGTCGCGTCCTGATCCCCGCTCCTCGCTCCACCCCTGGACCCAAGCCCCCATCTGCGTGA
- a CDS encoding FAD-dependent oxidoreductase: MTEQIGIVGGGIVGLALARALARSRDAEVTVLEKETRVATHQTGRNSGVVHAGLYYPPGWLKAELCARGRSMTREYCEEKHLPYREGG; this comes from the coding sequence ATGACGGAGCAGATCGGGATCGTCGGCGGCGGCATCGTCGGACTCGCCCTAGCGCGGGCGCTGGCCCGCAGCCGCGACGCCGAGGTGACGGTCCTGGAGAAGGAGACCCGCGTCGCCACCCATCAGACGGGACGCAACTCCGGTGTCGTGCACGCCGGCCTCTACTACCCGCCGGGGTGGTTGAAGGCGGAGCTGTGCGCTCGCGGGCGCAGCATGACGCGGGAGTACTGCGAGGAGAAGCACCTTCCCTACCGCGAGGGGGGGTGA
- a CDS encoding CaiB/BaiF CoA transferase family protein — protein sequence MDQGTGTGAGPLEGLVVADFSRVLAGPLASMFLADLGATVVKVERPGVGDDTRSWGPPHVGSLSTYFTSVNRNKRSVTLDLTDPADLELAHTLVERSDVFIENFRPGKLADFKLDSASLLAAHPRLVYCSVTGFGSTGGAHLPGYDFVVQAVGGLMSITGAEDGEPTKVGVALVDVLTGLHATISIQAALRHRDNTGRGQLVEVNLLSSLIASLVNQGAAYINGSPPPAAMGNQHPSIAPYETLATKDNPIAVAVGNDRQFHTLARAIGRPELSGDERFRANGGRVANRRELIRELETTLRAAPVAHWTQVLQDAGIPCGPVNDIAEAIALASDLGLEPTASFTGPVGEPTIETLASPLRLSQNPVVYHRPPPQLGADTAEVREWLLGDGAEPLDADGRSKGPGRS from the coding sequence ATGGACCAGGGCACGGGGACAGGAGCGGGCCCACTCGAGGGTCTGGTCGTGGCGGACTTCAGCCGAGTCCTGGCCGGGCCGCTGGCGTCGATGTTCCTGGCCGACCTGGGCGCAACGGTCGTGAAGGTCGAGCGTCCGGGAGTAGGTGACGACACCCGCTCGTGGGGCCCTCCCCATGTCGGTTCCCTGAGCACGTACTTCACGAGCGTGAACCGGAACAAGCGCAGCGTGACCTTGGACCTGACGGATCCGGCGGACCTCGAGCTTGCGCACACGTTGGTCGAGCGGTCGGACGTGTTCATCGAGAACTTCCGTCCGGGCAAGCTCGCCGACTTCAAGCTCGACTCGGCGTCGCTGCTGGCCGCCCATCCACGACTGGTCTACTGCTCGGTCACCGGATTCGGCAGCACCGGCGGCGCGCACCTCCCCGGGTACGACTTCGTGGTCCAGGCCGTCGGCGGCCTGATGAGCATCACGGGTGCCGAGGACGGGGAGCCCACCAAGGTCGGGGTCGCCCTCGTCGACGTCCTGACCGGCCTCCACGCCACCATCTCGATCCAGGCCGCCTTGCGTCACCGGGACAACACGGGAAGGGGCCAGCTGGTCGAGGTGAACCTGCTGTCCAGCCTCATCGCCTCCCTCGTCAACCAGGGCGCTGCCTACATCAATGGGAGTCCGCCGCCGGCCGCGATGGGGAACCAGCATCCGAGCATCGCCCCGTACGAGACGCTGGCCACGAAGGACAACCCGATCGCCGTGGCGGTCGGCAACGATCGCCAGTTCCACACCCTTGCCCGTGCCATCGGGCGGCCCGAGCTGTCGGGTGACGAGCGGTTCCGCGCCAACGGCGGCCGCGTGGCGAACCGTCGAGAGCTGATCAGGGAGCTCGAGACCACGTTGCGGGCGGCGCCGGTGGCTCACTGGACGCAGGTGCTGCAGGACGCCGGCATACCGTGCGGTCCCGTGAACGACATCGCCGAAGCCATCGCCCTGGCCTCGGACCTCGGACTCGAACCGACAGCCAGCTTCACGGGGCCCGTGGGCGAGCCCACGATCGAGACGCTCGCCAGTCCCCTGCGGCTGTCGCAGAACCCGGTGGTCTACCACCGTCCACCTCCGCAGCTCGGAGCGGACACCGCTGAGGTCCGCGAGTGGCTGCTGGGCGACGGAGCGGAGCCGTTGGACGCTGACGGCAGATCCAAGGGTCCTGGCCGCTCGTGA
- the lhgO gene encoding L-2-hydroxyglutarate oxidase, producing MIEPHVRGSAALHSPRTAVVDFAAIAEAMADDVRGADGHVLLRHEVVGIHSQLDRLLVRTSGGDHHFDRLVICAGLQSDVVARMVGASPAPRILPFRGEYWALVPDRRALVAGMVYPVPDPRYPFLGVHFTRGVYDQVTVGPNAVPALAREGYRWRDVSGRDLWEIATWPGAPALAREHWRTGFKEIGSSVMKSRYGREARRFIPELQSQDLQAKIASGVRAQAWNRDGSLADDFAVDTLGAVTLIRNAPSPAATSAMAIAEHLMREHVL from the coding sequence GTGATCGAGCCGCACGTGAGAGGCTCCGCCGCTCTGCACTCGCCCCGCACCGCGGTCGTTGACTTCGCCGCGATCGCGGAGGCGATGGCCGACGACGTACGAGGGGCTGACGGGCACGTCCTGTTGCGGCACGAGGTCGTCGGGATCCACTCGCAGCTCGACCGTCTGCTCGTCAGGACGAGCGGCGGGGACCACCACTTCGACCGGTTGGTGATCTGCGCAGGGTTGCAGTCCGATGTGGTCGCTCGGATGGTAGGTGCCTCACCCGCCCCGCGGATCCTGCCCTTCCGGGGTGAGTACTGGGCACTCGTCCCTGACAGGCGCGCTCTGGTGGCGGGGATGGTCTACCCCGTTCCCGACCCTCGATACCCGTTCCTGGGCGTGCACTTCACCCGAGGCGTCTACGACCAGGTCACCGTAGGCCCGAACGCCGTTCCTGCGCTGGCCCGAGAGGGCTACCGGTGGCGGGACGTGTCGGGCCGTGACCTGTGGGAGATTGCCACCTGGCCCGGGGCCCCAGCCCTGGCGCGGGAACACTGGCGCACGGGCTTCAAGGAGATCGGCAGCTCGGTCATGAAGTCGCGTTACGGGCGAGAGGCCAGACGCTTCATCCCGGAGCTGCAAAGCCAAGACCTGCAGGCCAAGATCGCGTCCGGGGTGCGTGCCCAGGCGTGGAACCGGGACGGATCGCTCGCCGACGACTTCGCGGTCGACACCCTGGGAGCGGTCACCCTCATCCGGAACGCACCCTCGCCGGCGGCCACCTCGGCCATGGCAATCGCTGAACATCTGATGCGAGAACACGTCCTCTGA